The Elusimicrobiota bacterium genome has a window encoding:
- the aroC gene encoding chorismate synthase: protein MLRFMTAGESHGKCLTSILEGLPAGLKITQEYINSELERRQKGYGRGDRMKIESDEAQILSGVRWGKTTGTPISLQIENRDWKNWEKVMSLNQEDRSKNVFITKPRPGHSDLPGVLKFNLEDVRDIKERASARETASRVAVGSVCKKFLLEFGIKFFSVVEEIGGIVSMGKLSEIEKRYSAIEGSPLRCADINAEKKMIKLIDNAKSKGDTLGGKFKVVVKNLIPGLGNYIQWDKRLDGRLALALMSIQAVKGVELGSGFGFSKLLGSQAHDEIGYSNKNFFHKTNNSGGIDGGMTNGEDIVLTAVMKPIPTLMKPLKSIDIASKKIVKAEIVRSDVCAVPACAVVAESMAAFEIANTLLEKFGGDSIPETKTNFENYKKQLRNF from the coding sequence ATGTTAAGGTTTATGACTGCAGGTGAATCGCACGGGAAATGTCTTACATCAATTCTTGAAGGGCTTCCGGCAGGGCTGAAAATCACGCAGGAATATATCAATTCTGAACTTGAACGCAGGCAAAAAGGTTATGGCAGGGGCGATCGCATGAAAATTGAAAGCGATGAAGCCCAAATATTGAGCGGTGTCCGCTGGGGTAAAACCACAGGAACCCCAATTTCTCTTCAGATAGAAAATCGGGATTGGAAAAATTGGGAAAAAGTAATGTCGCTGAACCAGGAAGATAGAAGTAAAAATGTTTTTATCACAAAACCCAGGCCCGGCCATTCGGATTTACCGGGCGTGTTGAAATTTAACCTTGAAGATGTCAGGGATATAAAAGAGCGCGCTAGCGCCAGGGAAACTGCTTCCAGGGTTGCTGTCGGTTCAGTTTGTAAAAAGTTTCTTTTAGAGTTTGGAATTAAATTCTTCTCGGTAGTTGAAGAAATCGGAGGGATCGTTTCAATGGGAAAACTTTCTGAAATTGAAAAAAGATATTCGGCAATCGAAGGATCCCCTTTAAGGTGCGCGGATATAAATGCAGAAAAGAAGATGATAAAGCTTATTGATAACGCAAAATCCAAAGGTGATACCCTTGGCGGGAAGTTTAAAGTTGTTGTAAAAAATTTAATTCCCGGGCTGGGCAATTATATTCAGTGGGACAAACGTTTGGATGGCAGGTTAGCGCTTGCGCTGATGTCTATCCAGGCAGTGAAAGGTGTTGAGCTTGGCAGCGGGTTTGGTTTCTCCAAATTGCTTGGGTCCCAGGCGCATGATGAAATAGGCTACAGTAATAAAAATTTCTTTCATAAGACAAATAATTCTGGCGGTATTGACGGCGGGATGACTAATGGCGAAGATATCGTTTTAACCGCTGTAATGAAGCCGATTCCTACGCTTATGAAACCTTTAAAGTCTATAGATATTGCCAGCAAAAAAATAGTAAAGGCGGAAATTGTGCGTTCAGATGTCTGCGCGGTTCCTGCATGCGCGGTGGTGGCAGAATCCATGGCGGCTTTTGAAATAGCTAACACGCTCTTAGAAAAATTCGGCGGCGATTCCATCCCCGAAACCAAAACCAACTTCGAAAACTATAAAAAGCAATTAAGGAATTTCTAG
- the radA gene encoding DNA repair protein RadA — protein sequence MKKQKAQTAFVCQSCGYSSQKWLGKCPECNQWNSLVEETSFKNADQTARRLTNFSSDVLELDKISVSQTDRISTGIKEFDRILGGGIMPSSLILLGGAPGIGKSTLMLQAANKLVSSNDKAVKVFYVSGEESLEQIKNRAERLGIKKSKDSSLFFMSETNLESIIEQVNKISPDVLVIDSIQTTYRQDLSGASGSVGQIRECTAELLHLAKGKNITVFLLGHVTKEGDIAGPRVLEHIVDTVLYFEAEKHHTYRILRSYKNRFGPTSEIGVFEMRPDGLQEVSNPSAIFLSERSKDSSGSIITAVIEGTRPILLEIQALVTRTDFGLPRRMATGIDFNRMIVLIAILENRIGLSLGNTDVYANVAGGVKIKEPSVDLAVCCAIYSALTNVQVPSDSVFVGEVGLSGEVRGVSFVQERINEAEKLGFKKIYIPKSNDRGIEKKKNIEILAVDKLAQVIEKLR from the coding sequence ATGAAAAAACAAAAAGCACAGACAGCCTTTGTTTGTCAAAGCTGCGGTTATAGTTCTCAGAAATGGCTTGGCAAATGCCCTGAATGCAATCAATGGAATTCTTTAGTTGAAGAAACCTCTTTCAAAAACGCGGATCAAACCGCCCGCAGGTTAACAAACTTTTCATCGGATGTATTGGAACTGGATAAAATTTCAGTTTCGCAAACCGACAGAATCTCAACAGGAATAAAAGAGTTTGACAGAATTCTTGGCGGCGGTATTATGCCATCTTCGCTTATTCTATTGGGCGGAGCGCCCGGTATCGGTAAATCCACCTTGATGCTTCAAGCCGCCAATAAATTGGTAAGCTCTAATGATAAAGCTGTCAAAGTTTTTTATGTTTCAGGTGAAGAATCGCTGGAACAGATAAAAAACCGCGCTGAAAGATTAGGGATAAAGAAAAGCAAGGATTCTTCGCTTTTTTTTATGTCGGAAACAAATCTTGAAAGTATAATTGAGCAGGTAAATAAAATTTCTCCTGACGTTCTGGTAATAGACTCTATTCAAACAACTTACAGGCAGGATTTATCCGGAGCTTCGGGCTCCGTAGGCCAGATCAGGGAATGCACTGCGGAATTACTGCATTTGGCAAAAGGAAAAAACATTACTGTTTTTTTGCTGGGGCATGTGACAAAAGAAGGCGACATTGCAGGGCCCAGGGTGCTAGAGCACATTGTAGATACGGTGCTGTATTTTGAAGCCGAAAAGCATCATACTTACCGGATTTTAAGGTCATATAAAAACAGGTTTGGCCCTACATCTGAAATAGGTGTTTTTGAAATGAGGCCTGACGGCCTTCAGGAAGTTTCGAATCCTTCGGCAATTTTTTTAAGCGAAAGGTCAAAGGATAGTTCCGGTTCCATTATAACTGCGGTTATAGAAGGTACCAGGCCGATTTTACTGGAAATCCAGGCGCTTGTTACCAGGACGGATTTTGGATTGCCGCGCAGGATGGCTACGGGTATTGATTTTAACCGGATGATTGTACTTATTGCAATTTTGGAAAATAGGATCGGGCTAAGCCTTGGAAATACCGATGTTTATGCAAACGTGGCAGGCGGTGTAAAAATCAAGGAGCCGTCAGTCGATTTGGCGGTCTGCTGCGCTATTTACAGCGCACTCACAAACGTTCAGGTACCGTCGGATTCTGTTTTTGTGGGAGAAGTTGGGCTTTCAGGCGAAGTCAGAGGAGTAAGTTTTGTTCAGGAAAGAATTAACGAGGCAGAAAAATTAGGGTTTAAAAAAATATATATTCCAAAATCAAATGACCGCGGGATAGAAAAAAAGAAAAATATTGAAATATTGGCGGTTGATAAATTAGCGCAAGTAATTGAAAAGTTGAGGTAA
- a CDS encoding MCE family protein, with translation MRKETQLGLFILLGIIAIAVTIMTIQSVTLAKGYRLNITFNDVSNLMDKAWVRISGVKAGKVESITLYDKKVKVTVWIKDNVKIHNDAAASIQSTGILGVKYIELTLGSDDAPLFKNGDFIEGKDLMSLDKMLSDGLGGVGKLTKSLGEIVSDGSLGKNLNELLKNAKEISEKLNRQLDEKKLANIVDNLEEFSRQAKKLSQDLAEITGDEKTDIKLIVKNVKSSTEKLDNILTKVTNGETTIGRLLADEQMGNDLKSTVESLKVASNEAKKTISRFTLFRSYWDYELRYSAIDKEYKSDIGIQIRPNPDKYYFLGVSNAGDPAAISGEKVNTLDLNIGKDLKLGDQKFATVYAGILRSSGGLGLSIKPMWMWNPWNRLDVFIESYDFARVTASGVKKPRINAGAKVKPAKWLALGSAIEDINEKSDVHTSVNLVLEDEDLSYLLGLIGLVGK, from the coding sequence ATGAGAAAAGAAACGCAATTAGGCTTATTCATTCTTTTGGGCATTATAGCGATTGCCGTAACAATAATGACTATTCAGAGCGTTACTCTTGCAAAAGGCTATAGGCTTAATATAACTTTCAACGATGTTTCAAATCTTATGGACAAAGCCTGGGTTCGTATTTCCGGGGTCAAAGCAGGTAAAGTCGAATCAATTACGCTTTATGATAAAAAGGTAAAAGTTACCGTATGGATAAAGGATAATGTGAAAATCCATAACGATGCCGCCGCAAGTATCCAGTCAACCGGTATTTTAGGCGTGAAATATATTGAACTTACGCTGGGTTCGGATGACGCGCCGTTATTTAAAAACGGAGATTTCATTGAAGGAAAAGACCTCATGTCTCTGGACAAGATGCTTTCAGACGGGCTGGGAGGCGTGGGAAAACTTACGAAATCGCTGGGCGAGATCGTAAGTGACGGGAGCCTGGGGAAAAACCTTAATGAGCTATTGAAAAATGCAAAAGAAATCAGCGAAAAATTAAACCGCCAGCTTGATGAAAAAAAACTGGCGAATATTGTAGACAACCTTGAAGAATTTTCCCGGCAGGCGAAAAAGCTGTCTCAGGACCTCGCTGAAATAACCGGCGATGAAAAAACGGATATCAAGCTTATTGTAAAAAATGTCAAATCATCAACTGAAAAGCTGGATAATATACTTACTAAGGTAACAAACGGAGAAACCACCATCGGAAGGCTATTGGCTGACGAACAAATGGGCAATGATTTAAAGAGTACCGTAGAATCTCTCAAGGTTGCCAGCAATGAGGCCAAAAAAACAATTTCCAGGTTTACACTGTTTCGGTCGTACTGGGATTACGAGCTAAGGTATAGCGCAATTGACAAAGAATATAAAAGCGATATCGGCATACAGATAAGGCCCAATCCGGATAAATATTATTTCCTTGGGGTATCAAATGCAGGCGACCCAGCTGCCATATCTGGAGAAAAAGTCAATACGCTGGATTTAAATATCGGTAAAGATTTAAAGCTGGGTGATCAGAAATTTGCGACTGTCTATGCGGGTATTTTAAGGTCCAGCGGCGGACTCGGGCTTTCGATAAAACCTATGTGGATGTGGAACCCGTGGAACAGGTTGGATGTTTTTATAGAATCCTATGATTTTGCCAGGGTAACGGCAAGTGGTGTTAAAAAACCCAGAATAAACGCCGGTGCAAAGGTAAAGCCAGCCAAGTGGCTTGCTTTAGGCAGTGCAATTGAAGATATAAACGAGAAAAGCGATGTGCATACTTCGGTCAATTTAGTCCTTGAAGACGAAGACTTGTCCTATCTGCTCGGTCTTATCGGCTTGGTTGGTAAATGA